TGCCAAGGATAAAAGTACACGAACAGTATTGAGCttggcaactggagcaaaagtttcttgatagTCAATGCCATAGGATTGGGTGAATCCTTTGGCAACCAACCGAGCCTTATACCTGTCCAcattaccatctgccttgtactttactgtgaaaatccacttacacCCAACTGGTTTCTTACCTCTTGGGAGGTCAGTAATTTCCCACGTACCATTCTTTTCCAGCGCCCGAACTTCCTCATCAACTGCCGCCTTCCACTTAGGATACTTGAAAGCTTCCTGAATATTCCGAGGAACTTGTATCTCTGTGATGCTAGAAGTGAATGCACGAAACGTAGGTGATAGcttatcataagaaataaaatttccaatgggATGCTGAGTGCATGATCGAATTCCTTTCCTCCAAGCTATGGGCATATtaagaatatcattttctaaCTCGGAATCAACAGTACCATCAGGAGCGTTGTTACCTGGAAGTTTGCTTGGATTAGGACCCGGTTCAGCCTCATGGGTTTGTTGAGAAAGTGCTCCTTCCTCCGTTTCCTCTTGGATGTGCTCCTTATCCACAAGTCAACAATGGACTCGGGCTGATTAAATGACTCTGGAGGAATGTGATTTTCAGTGATGATGGGTGGCtcactgaatgactcaagatcccaaAATTGATATTCCTGAGTTGAATTCTCCCCTGAATATCGTTTTTGGGATAGTAAGGCTGGgtttcaaaaaatgtgacatccattgaattgtagaattttcttgtgaccggagagtaacacttataccctttttgatttgaagaatacccaagaaagatgcacttgagtgacctaggatcaagtttacttCGATGTTGTTGATTGATATGAACAAAAACAGAGCACCCGAAAATTTTGGGTGGGACGGTGGAGATGAGACGAGTAGTCGGAAAGGATTTTAGGAGTGTTTGACAAGGTGTTTGGAATTTTAGTACCCTAGACGACATCCTATTGATGAGGTAGGCTGCCGTAAGGACAGCTTGCCCCCAGAAtaattttggaacattcatGGAGAACATTAGTGATCTAGCCACCTCTAACAaatgcctatttttcctttcagcgattccgttttgttgtggggtatcaACACATGAACTTAAGTGAACTATCCCTTCTTGTGCTAGAAATTCTCCTagaatggagttgaaataaTCCCTAGCATTATCAGactttagaatttgtatttttgactGGAATTGGGtctgaatcatatttttaaaatttttgaaaatttgactcgtttcagatttttctttcatgaggaaTACCCAAGTTAATCTAGTGTGATCATCTATGAATGAGACAAACCACCTAGTACCAGTTACATCTTTTATTCTTGACGGACCCCAGATATCGCTATGAATCATTGAGAATGGACTAGACTCTTTATAGGGTTGAATGGGAAAATGAGACCGGACTTGCTTTGATAATTGACAGATTTCGCACTcaaaggattttggatttttatgaaataatgaaggaaataaatgcttgagatacataacatttggatgacctaagcgatagtgccacaacataattgcactatcgttattttgacatgaaaccgAAAAAGAATTACTACCAACTGCCATTTGAGGTTGTTCTTGTGGATCATGGAGCTCCTTAAGGATGTAGAGTCCAGAGCATtcctcagcattgccaatcgtcttccccgaatCCAAATCCTGAAATTCACAGTGAGTGGAGGAAAAATTAGTAATACACCTCTTTTCCTTAGTGAGTTTACTAATTGACAATAGATTACAGTCCAAGTTAGGAACAAGGAGAACAGAGTTGAGAGTAAGATCCCTTGATAGCACAACTGAACCTGTTCCGGCAACCTTTGATAGTGAACCATCTGCTATTCGGACTGTTAAATTATTTGGACATGAGCTATATGTATCAAAAATTGTCGCATCTCCCgtcatatgatcagatgctcctGAGTCCACGATCCAAGGTTTTTTACGTTTCTTACCAACAGTAAAGGCActcaaaaaattacctttgtgaGCCAAGGTTCCGGAACCAATGAGCTGGTTGGAAGATGAGCTAGTTTGTGACTGTACTGACAAAAGAGGAGACAGTAGTTTCTGAAGCATCTCCATTTGCTCCTTATTAAAAGGGCTAGCTTCAGGTTGTGGCGATTGTTCATCGGTAGCCACATGATTGCCTCGTCCTTCTTTCTCAAGTGGTTGACGTGGCTTCCAATCTACTGGCTTTCCATGAATCTTCCAGCAAGTTTCTCTTGAGTGTCCCGGCTTTCTGCAATGATCACACCAAGGTCtacctcctttaattttttgacgGTTGTCAAAAGGAGCGAATTGAGTCTTAAGAGCCGAGCTTTCTGCCATATTCAGTTGTTGATGGGATCccatcatgagatttttccGACTTTCTTCATGACGCACTTCAGAGAATGCCTCTCTGAGGCTAGGTAGAGGTTTTACTCCCATGATTCTTCCTCTGATTTCATCAAGATTTTTGttcaaacctaacaaaaatttaaacacacGTTTCCCTTCGACAATCTTTTTATACAACAAACCATCTGTAACACATTCCAGTTATGAACCTCAAACGTATCAAGTTGACGCCATAGACGAGTAAGAGTATTGAAATATTCAGTTACCGTAAGGTTTCCTTGACGCAAATCGTGGAGGATGCCTTCAATCTGGATGATTTCAGATGTGTTTTTCTTGTCTGAGAAAGTTTCTTTTGCAATGTCCCAGATTTCTTTGGCAGTATCAAATGacagaaaattttcaccaatgtCAGGGGTCATAGAGTTGACTAGCCAGGACATGACCATATTATTTTCTGCTATCCACTTCTTGTAGGTTGATGCTGTGGTTTCTGGTGCCGCCGAAGCTCCGGTgatgtagtcatctttctcctttccccgtataaacattaatatggattgagaccattgcaaataattttgccCATTCAGTTTATGGGCTGTGATTGGCAGATGAGAGGTTTCCATTTGATGAGAGGATGAAGACGATGAGATGATGATATTAGAAGTAGAGGATGATGAGTTGGTAGCCATTCCAAAGGCTGGACCGTATTTAGGCATAACCT
Above is a genomic segment from Vitis riparia cultivar Riparia Gloire de Montpellier isolate 1030 chromosome 7, EGFV_Vit.rip_1.0, whole genome shotgun sequence containing:
- the LOC117918154 gene encoding uncharacterized protein LOC117918154 codes for the protein MQECNRDWIACIEVVAIVNVGTFPSIRLPHSTYNLCPSMMCEKRQWGNVVRFSSQKGHGRHPLKSSLTERVSELEISPNELHIYTSVSEKDDYITGASAAPETTASTYKKWIAENNMVMSWLVNSMTPDIGENFLSFDTAKEIWDIAKETFSDKKNTSEIIQIEGILHDLRQGNLTIVEGKRVFKFLLGLNKNLDEIRGRIMGVKPLPSLREAFSEVRHEESRKNLMMGSHQQLNMAESSALKTQFAPFDNRQKIKGGRPWCDHCRKPGHSRETCWKIHGKPVDWKPRQPLEKEGRGNHVATDEQSPQPEASPFNKEQMEMLQKLLSPLLSVQSQTSSSSNQLIGSGTLAHKGFGFGEDDWQC